Proteins from a single region of Hordeum vulgare subsp. vulgare chromosome 6H, MorexV3_pseudomolecules_assembly, whole genome shotgun sequence:
- the LOC123402420 gene encoding NPL4-like protein, with the protein MILRIRSRDGTDRITVPDAAAATVGDLQRLIEARATVPVAAQRLSLDPALLLPAPQPPLLSDPAAPLASLPLANGSFVYLSYPPGARSAQPPPPRALTAAGSFGKKMTMDDLIARQIRVTRQEAPFCSAASFDRDSANAFQLHVSESLAFAVKRAGFLYGRVDAETKEVLVDFIYEPPQQGSSDVVQLMRDADEEARVDAIADGLGMRRVGFVFTQAVGRKASETGEYTLSNSEVVQAAQLQAEGGIPEWVTAVVKLEVGEDGSADVHFEAFQMSEVCVKLFKDGVLETEVKDSDDPRLSKMRKEVIAGGKDTMEVDNDFFLVPVKISDHQGPLSTGFPVENRGIPLPASALRSHMDRAKHLPFVKRISDFHLLLQIAAFLDVKADVPTLAACVGHQAEVPEGYRLLIDALAGQT; encoded by the coding sequence ATGATCCTCCGCATCCGCAGCCGCGACGGCACTGACCGCATCACGGTGCCGGACGCGGCCGCCGCCACGGTCGGCGACCTGCAGCGCCTCATCGAGGCGCGCGCCACCGTGCCCGTCGCCGCCCAGCGCCTCTCCCTCGACCCGGCGCTGCTCCTCCCCGCCCCGCAGCCGCCGCTCCTCTCCGACCCGGCCGCCCCGCTCGCCTCCCTGCCCCTCGCCAACGGCTCCTTCGTCTACCTCTCGTACCCGCCCGGCGCGCGCTcggcccagccgccgccgcccaggGCCCTCACCGCCGCCGGCTCCTTCGGGAAGAAGATGACCATGGACGACCTCATCGCGCGCCAGATCCGGGTCACCCGCCAGGAGGCGCCCTTCTGCTCCGCGGCCTCGTTTGACCGCGACTCGGCCAACGCCTTCCAGCTCCACGTCTCCGAGTCGCTCGCCTTCGCCGTCAAGCGTGCGGGGTTCCTCTACGGCCGCGTCGACGCCGAGACCAAGGAGGTGCTGGTCGACTTCATCTACGAGCCGCCGCAGCAGGGGTCCTCGGACGTGGTCCAGCTGATGCGGGACGCCGACGAGGAGGCCCGCGTGGACGCCATCGCCGACGGGCTCGGCATGCGCCGGGTCGGGTTCGTCTTCACGCAGGCGGTCGGGAGGAAGGCCAGCGAGACGGGCGAGTACACCCTGTCCAACAGCGAGGTCGTCCAGGCCGCCCAGCTGCAGGCAGAGGGCGGGATCCCGGAGTGGGTCACCGCCGTGGTGAAGCTGGAGGTGGGGGAAGACGGCTCGGCCGACGTGCACTTCGAGGCCTTCCAGATGAGCGAGGTCTGCGTCAAGCTGTTCAAGGACGGCGTGCTGGAGACGGAGGTCAAGGACTCCGACGACCCCCGCCTGTCCAAGATGCGCAAGGAGGTGATTGCAGGGGGGAAGGACACCATGGAGGTGGACAATGACTTCTTCCTGGTGCCCGTCAAGATCTCCGATCACCAGGGCCCGCTCTCGACGGGATTTCCGGTGGAAAACCGTGGAATTCCTCTGCCGGCGAGCGCGCTCAGGAGCCACATGGATCGTGCAAAGCATCTGCCTTTCGTCAAGCGCATCTCTGATTTCCACCTGCTTCTCCAGATCGCTGCTTTCCTGGATGTGAAGGCAGACGTCCCTACTCTGGCTGCGTGCGTAGGACACCAGGCCGAGGTGCCTGAGGGCTACCGGCTCCTCATCGACGCCTTGGCAGGTCAAACATAA